Sequence from the Meleagris gallopavo isolate NT-WF06-2002-E0010 breed Aviagen turkey brand Nicholas breeding stock chromosome 15, Turkey_5.1, whole genome shotgun sequence genome:
TACCTCTTTCATTGCTTTGGAAAACAGAGAGTGATGTTTTCTCTCCACCCAAACAAAAGTTCCTTGCCACAGTCCAAGGAAAAGTTATTATCAAAGAGCATTGGAAATGCACAGCCTGTACAGTGCAGCTTAGCCACGCAACAAAGTTTAAAGATGCCTGAAGGAATGCTGCTTATTTACCCTGATGCACCTCCTACTGCCAAACCAGTTTAAGACAGCTTTCCCCCAGACGGGGAATATCTGAAAAAAGCcaataacagaaataacagcactACCACCACATCATTTGGATCTCAGACACAACCAAGCCAATTCCTTGTATTTCCCTCAGCAGCTTAGGCACCGCTTCCCTCACTATCTTGCTGTTCATCCCATTTGGTTCTCACACACCCAGGAGCACCAATGCTCTGTGAGAGAGATGGGTTCATCAGAGTAGCACCTGGCAGCACTGGAGGAAACCCTGGGCAGTTCTGAGATGAAACAAACAAGCATTCaaacaaatgcaattttcttACTATAACCCAGACAGCTGTAGAAACTTACTTCAAGAGATGGAAGATATTATTACTGTGAGGCTGTATTATTAGCCTGGTATCACAGAGAAATGCCCCTCACCTGACCCCACACAGTGAGGGCCCCAATTTCTTCTTCTTGGCAATTTGTTGGAGAAGCCTAAAGAGAAGGGGAAAGTTAAAGTGTGAATTGTTACTGGAGAACAACCcagctgggcactgctgttGGCAACTGGTGCAGGAAGGCTGAAGGTCATTTCCTTCAGCTGTGCAGCATCAGAAACAGAGACAAGCAAGTGAAGCTCACACACCTTTGATAATGAAATGCTAAGTAACAGCCAGCTGCAGAGAACAACTAATCTCTGCTAGAAGCACAGCCTGGAGGGATGCAAGAAGCTTTGGAGCAGCTTATTTCTCTGCACAAGGGAGAATGAAAGAATCTGAGTGATGGGCACAGACTGGGTGACCCAACTGGCTGCCAGAGCAGCTTCCAGACTGAATGCCAACCACGCCAAGAATATTTGTACTAAAACTGAAGCAGCAATTTCCAACGCGGGATTTCTGCCCTTCTGCCCactcctcccagcagctcaggccaAGTGAGGGAGCAGCCGGGTCAGGGAGCACAGGGATGCTGAAGTGCAGCTCGCTCACAGCAGTTACTGAGGACagcatttagaaataaaagcaaaatcacAATTCAGCTTGCCACCTGGCACACAAGAGGAGATGCTGGAGTTACACAAGAGGCGCATGGAGGCAGAACACAAAGACAAGCCCTCACTGCGGAACCCCGCTGGCCCTGCAGGTCAGGCGTTGCCAGCCCTCCCCACAACGCAATTTTCTGCAGTGCGTTTGCGTGTctgccatgcagcagcagcGATGCAGCGCGGAGCTGAGTCGCGTGCGCTCCTGTCGCCCGGCTGCTTTGCTGCTCGGCTGCGTTCATCACAGCAGGGCTCAGCGGGGAAGGGCTCCGGCAGGCTATATttagcagcaacaacaaaacaggcaGCCGGATCAGCTGACTGGGCGCAGCGAGCACGGGTTAGTTGTAGGCAGCACGTATCCTGCGCGGAAAGCAGGGCGAGAGAGAGCAGGGCACGGAGCTGGGAGGTACCCCACCACCCGCAGGGGCTGCGGCTCAGGTAAGGGCAGGGCATCAGGTCATGGAGCGCTGTGCCCAGCACACTGCCGGGATGGGCACAGGTGGGAAGGGagtgggcagcagctgggaggtgGTACTGGGGGCCGGGAGGCTATGAGTGGGGGCAGGGGATGATGAGCAATGGCAGGTGTCAGCAGGTGCTGACAGGTGACGGTGGGTGATTGCAGGTGACAATAGGGATGTGACCTCTGCATGGTGTGGCAGCAGCAAGGATGGCATTTGGGCTGGAACCATTCCATCCCACTGGAAGCATTGTGCTGTCCATCCGTAAGTCACTGCTCCAGGAGGAAGGAGGTGGTGGCAGGGCTCTGTTAATGAGTTGTGCAGGGCTGAGCTAATGAGGCGCCCATTGGgcaccctgtgctgcaggcCCTGGTGCTGGGTTGAGAGGGGGGACAAGCCTTCCCCTTGGTTCTTAGAGAGGTGAGAGGAAAGGAGCATTGTATGGAACAAAGAAAGGATAACAAACAGGCCCCGAGATTTAAAAGAAGCATCTCCCATTCTGAGTTCAGCAAATCTCACCTTGGTTGGCATTGCCAGGAGCACCTGAAGGGGAAGCCGGGAGCAGTaatgcaggcagggctgggcacCTGGGTGCTCCCTGTGTGTCTGTGGGAGCTGCGGCCCTGCAGAGCTTCAGCAAAGCCAGGTTTCCTTCCAGCACTGACAAGTGAGGCATTCAAACAGCGAGCAGAGCACTTTTGTGTTCAGTCACACAGCCGGGCTGGATGGTGCTGACAGATTATTCGCATACGAATTCCACTGGAGATaggagagtaaaaaaaaaaatagaatccAGGCAATGTGGTCATTTCTGCCAGAATGTGAGTTAAACAAAGCATAGGAAAGATTGttttgataaaaatgaaataatcccCATAGCAAGCATCCAAtgcaagatgaaatatttattaaaaaaaggcTTTACCTAACCAGTGGGAGTAGTCTGTGGGAAGGCCAGCCTAAAAAGAGCAGGGGACTGCTATATGCATAAAAAGGACATGAAGCTACATCAGCTTTAGGTAAGGCTCTAGCAACCCAGAACTCAATTTATGAACCACAGGTAGAGACAAAACCAAACCTTTGTACATTGCCACCTCTGCCTTGAGGCTTGTAGAGTAGACTGGCTGCAATTCTGTGCCACCCACACGGTGCTCCCCACCTTCTGAGATCAGCTCTTGCAGGACCAGACCAAGTGTAAACCAGAGCCCTGTGTCAGTGAGTGGGCCAGCCGAGGAttgaaaagggaaaggaaatgtcCCTTGGGGTTACAGGCTGGACATGAGACAAGCTGGTGATCAAACAGAGCACTGCTGTAGCTGGTAACTGTGCATTAGTTCAGAAGGGAGCACAGTTGCTTATCCCCACAAATATCTTTAATGaaccttttattttctactgCACTTAACAATATGGCTTCCTTTGTACCTATGGGCTCTTCTGGAAATCATAGATATAAGAATCCTGCCAGCATTATAGAGTGATGCTTCTGTAAACACCACTCTAGGCCATAAAGAAATATTGAGTGGATCTAGTAGCACATATTTCAAACCAACAACCCCAGGATTTCCTTACATGGCTGTGTTTCCCCTGCTGATCTTACCTTGTCTGTCTTTGCAGCCATGGCTCCCCGGATAAGACTGAATGTTTCAAAGCCTCTCCCAACCATCTGTGAAACCCATGAGGAGGCAATGGAAGACCTAACCAGCAATCCAAAGCACACTGCAAACACTTCAACCAACCCAGATTTGTACTCTAGCGATGATTATATTCAATCTATCTGCCACCTTGCCAGACCCACCTTCCCAGGCATTCCTGAAAGCAGCCATAGGGTTCAGGACAGAAGAGTCCTGCAGACTCTGGAAGCCATGTCATGGTCCCCATCCCAGCGAGAAATGTCAGTGTGTAAATTGACCAATTTCATCTCAAATGTGATGCCGCCAGGAAAAACTACATCTGCTCCTGATGATGCAGAAGCCGACTTCTGGTCCAGAGAGGACCCTCTGGCACAGATCTACAGGCGCACAGGAAATCTCTGCTCCTCCAAGGGTTTGTGGAGCAGAAGCTCCAGCACTGACTCCTCACAGTGCACACCCTCCAGCCACCTGGACTCCCTTCGTCCCCCAGCCATGAAAGAAGAAGCCCCAGGGAAACCACATTTCTCACGGATGTTCAGTTTTCCAAGGTTTCCCTCTCCAAGGCCAATGCAGAAAGAAACGCTCTGCTCAGAGCTGAGGTGTCTCAGAAAAGATGAGGGAACGGTTGTAGGGAGCAATCACAGTCAGAAAGAAGATGCTCCCAGGTTTATTAACACTGAAGAGCTATTGCTGTGCTCAGCCAGAGGGAAGCTACAAGGAAATCGGGGTTTGCACTGCTCTGTAAGGAGGCAGGGTTTGTTTGAGGCAGCAGGTGCTGatgaaaaagaagggagagaaactTCTCACTGTGACAAAAACACAGTGGGTGATGTTCCCAGTAAACAGAGATACTCCAAGTGCTTCCAGGCAGCTAAAAAAGCCGTGATTCATAATTGGATTTCAGAGCACAGATGCATGTGGAAAGAAGCAAAGATAAAAGCTTGTTTGCTCCCAGCCATTGCTGAAGTGTGAAAAAGTATCTGTTCCGAATAATGTTGTTTGCAAGAAATAACACCCCGTGCTCTAGAAGCTCTCCCTGGAGTTCTTATGTGGAAAACACGGCTTGAATGTGCATGCAAGTCAGGAAACCTTTTGTGATCCATCTTACCCCTCATCGGTAGGCAAACGGATGACTTGGAGTCCAGTCCTCTGAGGAAGCAGCAATTAATTCTCATTTTGGAAAGGCAATGGTTCATAAAGCATTGCCCCACACCTATTGCCTTGAATTGCCCTGAGCATGGAGAAAATTGAAGAGCCATCTGTTTTGAAGAAgtaatttgaaggaaaaaaacaaaaaaaacaacaacccacaTACCTACTGCCATTTCAGATGCCAAGCAGCCAGATGTTACACAAGCTTGGGTACAgttattctgaaagaaatattctgaaCAGTGCTTGGACAGTACTAAATATGCCCTCACTGACTTATGCATTCACTGAGACACGATCACTGCGTCAACACTAGAATACCACTGGGTCAGTCATCTGTTAGTGCTTTCATgtgaaggaatatttttaatagctgtAAGAAGCCTGTGACGAGGATTTGTTAGAGGACAGCATGGAAAATACTGAAACTGTTCCAGGTGGGACTTTTCCCCTTTCTTAGCACTGCAAAAATGTATGACTTTCACTTCACAACCTAACCTTGTTGAGATGACTGGGAGCTCTGCGTGAGCATTGCGAACACTGGtctggtgctgctgccctggCCCTGCAAGAAATCTGGGTCCCAGTGCTCTGCTCCCATCGGTGTCTGCACTGCTGTCCGTGCtgggtgggagcagagctgggagctgacCAAGCTCTGTGCACACATGAATTGTGTCTGTTTCCCTTCAATCGTGTGCTTCTCTAGTTTCCCCAAGTTGGCCACGCTAACCACACTGACTTttttgtgcctgctgctgtgagACTGacacatgaaggaaaaaaaaacatcataaGAAGACCCCAGGACAACCCTTTTGTTGCTGATGCTGCACAGGATGTCTGCAGGAGGAACAGTGCTGAGCACACGGTCAGGTCATCTTGTAACCACCATACTGAGACAACTTTGTCTCCTGAAACCTTCACTCATTGTCACAGtcccacagcacacagcactgcaagaGGAGCAGGTGAGAAAACTGCTAAGTAATGCTAGTGCAATTATTGCTGCCACTGCCACAAATCAATCCTTTGGCAGGGAGCAGACATGAGGACCGGGCTGTTTGCTCAACTGCAGCCAGGATGGGAAATACCACCGCAAAACTGCCACTATAGGAGTGCTCGCAAGTGATTTCTGAAACACCCTTGAGTAGATTAAATGAGACGGCAACTTCTGCTCAGTACCAACACAAGTGTAAATATACTCAAGGATCAAAAGGCGAGCGAATCTGAACTGCTCATTCTCACATCTCTTacctcaaatatttttattcctgttgAAACTCATTAATGCTCTGGAGCCAAACTGCTTCTCATCTCCATTTTCAGACTAACCACACAGCAAGAACAAAGGAGAAGGTGGCTGCAACTTTTTTAGGGCCTATAGAGAATCTGAGTTGAACGAGGGCCGCATGGGCTCTGCCTCCCCCTCCTCTGCCCTTCCCTTTTGGGTTTGCATAGGGATGGAGGTGGTTTGCCCTCGTTGCTATGCGGACGTTTCGGTTTCTGTCCATGTTTAAGACACCAATGCCTAGCAAGTCTTGTGCCAACTGCATGTATCACCGTATTTGaccaagaaagcaaataaaacccTTACACCAATCAGCTCTCTCTGTTCTTGCAGGCCCATGAGCGACCTTTCAGGTGCAATCCTCAAACTTTCCCAGCGGAGCTCCCTAGAAACCTAAAACTCTCGGGGGGGAGGAAGCTTTGGAGTGCAGCAAGGGAGACACAGACAAGCTCAGATAGTGTTGGCATCCAAATCCCACCTGTAGCTTTCAGTCTCAGCTTTCATAACCGGTTCACAGGCAATCTGTAGGCTAACATAAAAATTCATTCATGTGGTTGTGCAGACTTTTACTGCTGCAAGCAATGAAGGCACTTCGACACAGAAAACCATGACTAAAACTAGAAAACCAGAGACAGAGAGGCAGAAACAAAgctgtccccttcttttctcaTCAATGCGACAGGCAGCCCTAAGTGAATTCAACAGAATTagcacagagaagcagcagcaaaagaaaggGAGGGCCGTAAAGGACAACAGTTACCATCAGCTCAGAGCAAGGATGAGGAAGTAACAGCTTTGAGAGCCTGGCTAATGTTATTTGGTTATCAGTACAGCGCAGAACAGCCACAGCACTCCAAGGAGCTAATGCACTGCAGGTAAGGTCTCTCTGCAGATAGAAAGACTGCACTGATCAGAAACTAAGACATGAACCAATGCAATgtgtttagaaacagaaaagcgTCAGGAATGCATTTGTCCTAAAGAGAGGACAGAATGGCAAGATGGGAAATGGAGAAGGTCCATGCAGGAGGCCCTTGTGTGAAGTCAACAAAGCCAGATTCAGTTTAAATGAGAGTACTAGTGTAGTATAGTATAACACAGTAGTAGtgtaaaagcagcttttttaaagaaagaaaaaagatcaaaatctTAAAGCTTTGGGCCTAGTTCAGGGG
This genomic interval carries:
- the LOC104913290 gene encoding uncharacterized protein LOC104913290, whose amino-acid sequence is MAPRIRLNVSKPLPTICETHEEAMEDLTSNPKHTANTSTNPDLYSSDDYIQSICHLARPTFPGIPESSHRVQDRRVLQTLEAMSWSPSQREMSVCKLTNFISNVMPPGKTTSAPDDAEADFWSREDPLAQIYRRTGNLCSSKGLWSRSSSTDSSQCTPSSHLDSLRPPAMKEEAPGKPHFSRMFSFPRFPSPRPMQKETLCSELRCLRKDEGTVVGSNHSQKEDAPRFINTEELLLCSARGKLQGNRGLHCSVRRQGLFEAAGADEKEGRETSHCDKNTVGDVPSKQRYSKCFQAAKKAVIHNWISEHRCMWKEAKIKACLLPAIAEV